In the genome of Paenarthrobacter ureafaciens, the window TTTATTCCGTGGGCTCGATGGGGGTCGAAACCAGGACGCCTTCATTGATCTCGCGCAGGGCGATGGAGAGCGACTTCTCGTTCAGCTTGGTGTCGACCAGCGGACCGACGTACTCGAACAGCCCCTCGTGCAGCTGGGCGTAGTAGGCGTTGATCTGGCGGGCACGCTTGGCGCCGAAGATGACCAGGCCGTACTTGGAATCGGCAGCCTCAAGCAGCGAATCGATCGGCGGGTTGATGATGCCTTCAAGGTTCGTGGACACGAAATCTCCAAATTCTAGCGGGCCGACAAGTGCAAGCGCTTAGCGCTCGTGCGGGGTAAGCCCCATGAGTGAAACAAGCTCGTCCGCTGCCCGGCGAACGTCGTCATTAATGACGGTGTGGTCAAACTCCGGTTCAGCAGCAAGTTCCAGTTTAGCGGTTTCCAGCCTGCGCTGCTGTTCCTCGGCCGTTTCAGTGCCCCGGCCCACAAGCCGGCGCACCATTTCGTCCCACGTCGGGGGCGCCAGGAAGACGAACTTTGCCTCCGGCACAGCCTTTTTGACCTGGCGGGCGCCCTGGAGATCGATCTCCAGCAGCACCGACCTGCCCTCGGCGATGGCGGCGTCCACGGTGCTGCGAAGGGTGCCGTACCGGTTCCGTCCGTGCACCACGGCCCATTCAAGGAACTCCCCGGCGGCCACCAGCGATTCAAACTCCTCGGCCGTCTTGAAGAAGTAGTGGACGCCGTCCTTCTCGCCCGGCCGTGGAGCACGGGTGGTGGCTGAAACAGACAGCCACACCTCTGGATAGTTGTCCCTGATATAGGTGGATACGGTTCCCTTGCCCACGGCAGTGGGTCCTGCAAGGACAGTCAGTCCAGGTTTCGTGCTCACGGATTCCTTCGAAAGATGCTTAGACGCTTTGCTGGGTCTGAATAAAATCTACCAGCGCGCGGGCCTGGTGGATTCCCAGCCCCCTGATCCTCCGTGATCCGGCAATCCCGATCTCAGCCATGATGGCCGCGGCGCGGACCGGGCCGATGCCGGGAAGGGCTTCAAGGAGTTCGACCACCCGCATGCGTGCGATCGCCTCGTCGGTTGTCCCCGAGGAGATGAGCTCGGCGATGCTGACTTCACCCCGCTTGAGCCGCTCCTTGGCTGCCGCACGGGTGGCCCGCGCTTTGGCAGCCTTCTCCAAGGCGTCGGAACGCTCTTGTGGTGTCAGCTCTTTTAGGGCCATGGCCAAACTCCCGTCAAGTCGGAATTGTGACACCGATCACGCGGCTGATGCTGAACCTACCTGCAGGGGGTCAGCCGCGCAAGCCATCCAGGGTTTCCCGGGTGGCTGCCTGCAGCGCGGCAATGTCCGGACCCGCAGCCAGGATGCCACGGCTGGACGTTGCCAGGACCATCGGGTAGGCCTGTCCAAAGGTCTCCCGCAGATCAGCCGGAGTGGCCCCCTGGGCCCCGAGCCCCGGGGCGAGGATCGGTCCCCGCACCGGGCCGAGGTCTATGTCCAAATCGCCAAGGGCCGAACCTATGGTCGCGCCGACCACCAAGCCCACCGAGCCCAAGGGCCCTTCGTAACGCTGGTTCTCCGCAGCAGCTGCAGCCACGATGCGGCGGGCCACCGAATCCCCGCCGCCGACGTGCTGGACGCTCCGGCCCTCAGGGTTGGACGTCAGCGCCAGGACAAAGACTCCCCTGCCGTGTTCGGCAGCGAGGTCCAAGGCCGGACGCAGGGACTCAAAACCGAGGTACGGGCTCAGCGTCACCGAGTCGGCGGCCAGGGAAGATCCGTCACGAAGCCAGGCATCGGCGTAGGCCGCCATGGTGGATCCGATATCCCCGCGCTTGGCATCGGCGATGCTGAGCACGCCTGCTTCGGCTGCTGCGGCCAGGGTCCGCTCCAGGACGGCCATGCCGGCCGACCCGTGGCGCTCATAGAGCGCCACTTGGGGCTTGACCGCGGCAGCGAGGGAAGCCACCGCCTCCACCACGGTGAGCGAGAAACGCTCCAGTCCTGCGGCGTCGTCGTTCAGTCCCCAGGAGCCCAGCAACTGCGGGTGCGGATCGATGCCGACGCACAGCGGCCCCCGGGCTTCCATGGCCGCAGACAGCCGGGAGCCGAACGACTCAGGCATGTGCAGCTTCCAAAGAGGCGGTCAGGTTGGCGGCGTGCTCCTGCAGGCTGGTCACGGACCACTCGTAAGTACGGAGTGCTTCGATGGCCTGCACAGCGGCGTTGAACTCCGCCACCGTGGTGATGCACGGGATGCCGATGGACGTCGCGGCCGCACGGAGTTCGTAGCCGTCGCTGCGGGCTTCGCCGCCGGACGGGGTGTTGAACACCATGTCGATTTCACCCGCGATGACAAGGTCCGCGATGGTGCCTTCGCCCTCTGCGCTGCTTCCCTCGGCCACCTTGCGGACCGGCGTCGCCTGGATACCGTTGCGGCGCAGGACGTCCGCGGTGCCGCCGGTGGAGACGATTTCGAAGCCGAGGTCAGAGAGCCGCTTGACGCCCATGATCACCGAGCGCTTATCGCGGTTGGCTACCGACACGAAGATCTTGCCTTCGGTGGGCAGGGCGTTGTTGGCACCGGACTGGCTCTTCGCGAACGCGGTATCGAAGTGCTTGTCGATGCCCATGACTTCACCGGTCGAGCGCATTTCAGGGCCGAGCAGCGAATCAACGACCTTGCCCTCGGGCGTACGGAAGCGGCTGAAGGGCAGCACGGCTTCCTTCACGGCTACCGGAGCATCCAGGGGCAGGGTGGAGCCATCGCCGGTTTCCGGCAGCATCTTGTAGGCGCTGCGGAGCTGGTTGATGGTCACGCCGGTGCCGATCAGCGCGGCAGCCTTGGCCATCTGCACGCCCGTCGCCTTGGAGACGAACGGGACGGTGCGGGAGGCACGCGGGTTGGCTTCCAGGACGTACAGGACGTCGGAGGCCAGGGCGAACTGGATGTTGATGAGGCCGCGCACGCCGACGCCCTCGGCGATGGCGCGGGTAGCGGTCCGGACCCGCTCGATCACGTTGTTGCCCAGGGTGATCGGAGGCAGGACACAAGCGGAGTCACCGGAGTGGATACCGGCTTCTTCGATGTGCTCCATGATGCCGCCAAGGTACATGTCCGTTCCATCGAAGAGCGCGTCGACGTCGATTTCGACGGCGTCCTCCAGGAAGCGGTCGATCAGCACGGGGTGGTCCGTGGTGATCTCCGTGGCGTTGGCGATGTAGCGGGAGAGGTTGGCCTCGTCGTAGACGATCTCCATGCCACGGCCGCCCAGGACGTAGGACGGACGGACCAGCACCGGGTAGCCGATCTCGTCGGCGATCTTCTTGGCGTCCTCGAAGGAAACGGCGGTGCCGTTCTTGGGGGACGTCAGGCCGGCTTCGTCCAGGACGCGGGCGAAGGCACCGCGGTGCTCGGCAAGGTCAATCGCTTCCGGGGAAGTGCCCAGGATCGGCACGCCCGCGTCAGCAAGCTGCTGGGCAAGCTTCAGCGGGGTCTGGCCACCCAACTGGACAAAGACGCCCATGACGCCGCCGGTGCGTTCCTCGGCCGCGATGACCTCCAGCACGTCCTCGAGGGTCAGGGGTTCGAAGTAGAGGCGGGTGGAGATGTCATAGTCGGTGGAGACCGTCTCCGGGTTGCAGTTGACCATGACGGTCTCGTAGCCGGCCTTGCGCAGCGCCATGGAGGCGTGGACGCAGGAGTAGTCGAACTCGATGCCTTGGCCGATGCGGTTGGGCCCGGAACCGAGAATGATCACCGAGGGCTTGGCGTGCAGGCCCACTTCATCTTCCTCGTCATATGCCGAGTAGTGGTACGGCGTGTAGGCCGCGAATTCGGCTGCACAGGTGTCCACGGTCTTGTAGACGGGACGGATGCCCAGAGCCTGGCGGACGCCGCGGACAACGGCCTCGGAGTTGTGCGTCAGGGCACCGATCTGCTCATCGGAGAAACCGTGGCGCTTGGCGTTGCGGAGCATGTCCTCGCTGAGGACACCGGCCTTGCGGATCCCGTGCGCGGTCTCGTTGAGCAGCTGCAGCTGGTCAAGGAACCAGGGGTCGATCTTGGTGGCTTCGTAGAGTTCCTCCACGGTGGCACCCCCGAGGAGCGCCCGCTGCACCTGGTACAGGCGTTCGGTGGTGGGACGCTTGGCCTTCTCAATGAGTTCGGCGACCTCATATTCGGGCACGGAGCTGAAGTCCAGCTGCGAACCCTTCTGTTCCAAGGAACGCAGGGCTTTCTGCAGGGCTTCTGTGAAGTTGCGGCCCATGGCCATGGCCTCGCCCACGGACTTCATGGTGGTGGTCAGCGTGTTGTCGGCTGCCGGGAACTTTTCGAAAGCGAAACGCGGGACCTTGACGACGACGTAGTCCAGCGTCGGCTCGAACGACGCCGGGGTCTTCTGCGTGATGTCGTTGGGGATTTCGTCCAGCGTGTAGCCGAGGGAAAGCTTGGTGGCGATCTTGGCGATGGCAAAGCCGGTGGCCTTCGATGCCAGGGCCGAGGAACGCGACACGCGCGGGTTCATCTCGATGACGACGACGCGTCCGGTATCCGGGTTGATGGCGAACTGGATGTTGCAGCCACCCGTGTCCACGCCCACCTCACGGATCACGGCAATGGCCACGTCGCGCAGCTTCTGGTACTCGCGGTCCGTCAGCGTGAGGGCCGGGGCCACCGTGATGGAATCGCCGGTGTGGACGCCCACGGGATCGAAGTTCTCGATGGAGCAGACAGCAACGACGTTGTCGTTCTTGTCCCGCATCATCTCAAGCTCGTATTCCTTCCAGCCAAGGATGCTCTCTTCGAGCAGCACCTCGGTGGTGGGGCTGTACTGCAGGCCCTGACCGACGATCCGGCGGAGGTCGTCCTCGTTGTACGCCAGTCCGGAACCCAGGCCGCCCATGGTGAAGGACGGGCGGACAACCATCGGGTAGCCGAGGTCCTCGGCGGCTTTGAAGGCCTCGTCCATGGTGTGGATGATGTGGCTGCGGGCGGACTCGGCGCCGCAGCGCTCAACAACGCCCTTGAACTTCTCGCGGTCTTCGCCGAGCTCGATCGCGGCGATGTTCGCACCGATCAACTCCACGTTGTACTTCTCCAGTACACCGTTCTTATCCAAGGCGATGGCCGTGTTCAGGGCCGTCTGTCCACCAAGGGTGGGCAGGACGGCGTCGGGACGCTCCTTGGCAATGATCTTTTCGACCACCTCCGGCGTGATCGGCTCCACGTAGGTGGCATCGGCGAACTCGGGGTCCGTCATGATGGTGGCCGGGTTGGAGTTGACCAGGATGACCCGCAGCCCTTCGTCCTTCAGGACGCGCAGGGCCTGGGTACCGGAGTAATCGAACTCGGCCGCCTGGCCGATGACGATCGGCCCGGAACCGATGACAAGGACGCTCTTGAGATCTGTACGCTTCGGCATTACTTGTTGTCCTCAGTCTTGTTTTGGTTCTTGGTTGCGGTGGCGCCGCCGGCTTTCGTTTCAGCCATGAGGTCGATGAAGCGGTCGAAGAGGTACGCGGCATCGTGCGGCCCTGCGGCCGCTTCGGGGTGGTACTGGACCGAGAACGCAGGGATGTCGAGGCAGGCAAGTCCTTCAACGACGTCGTCGTTCAGCGAGACGTGGCTGACTTCCACCCGGCCGTAGCGCTCTTCGGGTGCCACGGTGGCGCCGTTCAAGGGCGCATCAACAGCGAAGCCGTGGTTCTGTGAGGTGATTTCCACCTTGCCCGTGCGGCGGTCCATCACCGGCTGGTTGATGCCGCGGTGGCCGTACCGCAGCTTGTAGGTTCCGAACCCAAGGGCGCGCCCCAGGATCTGGTTTCCGAAGCAGATGCCGAAGTACGGCAGCTTCTCGTCCAGGACGGAGCGCAGCAACTTGACCTGGTGGTCGGCAGTGGCGGGGTCCCCGGGGCCGTTGGACATGAAGAAACCGTCGGGGTTGAGGGCGTTGACGTCCTCGAGCGTGGCGGTTGCCGGCAGGACATGCACCCGCACGCCGCGCTCGGCGAACCGGACGGGGGTCATCGCCTTGATACCGAGGTCGACGGCGGCAATGGAGAACCGCGGTTCGCCTTCCCAACCGTGGTCCTTGGGGTCCACCACGTAGGCTTCGTCGATGCTTACCTCTTCGGCAAGCGCCGAGCCTTCCATGGGGGCGCTTGCCAGCACGGTATCCAGCAGTTCCTTGTCGGACGCGTTGGCGGCTTCGCCGGAAAAGATCCCGGCGCGCATGGTCTTGTGCTCGCGGAGATGCCGGGTGATCGCACGGGTGTCAACGCCCTGGATACCGACGATGCCTTGGGCGACGAGTTCTTCGTCGAGGCTCCGCTCGGACCTCCAGTTGGACGGGCGTCGTGCGGCGTCGCGGACGACGTAGCCCTCAACCCAGATCTTGCGCGATTCGGCGTCCTCGCCGTTGACGCCGGTGTTCCCGATGTGCGGCGCAGTTTGCACCACGAGCTGGCGGGCGTAGGAGGGATCGGTGATGGTCTCCTGGTAACCGGTCATGCCGGTGGCGAAGACCGCTTCGCCGAGCGCGGTGCCCTGGGCGCCGTAGCTCCGGCCGCGGAAAATACGGCCGTCTTCCAGCACCAATACGGCTGCTGAGGGGGTTGGTGAGGTGGCTGCGTTACTGTCCGTCACTTTATTACTTTCCACTATCGGCATCTGCCTGAGGGGCTGCGGAGGTCAATTCTTGTATGGCTTGGCGGAGGCGGTCCTGGTCGGCGGAGTTCCTCGACCTGAATCCTGTGTCCAGTTCACGGCTGCCCAGTTTCCAGCTGATAACAAGGAGCCCGTCCTTTTCGACGAACTTCCCTGCCATCCCGGAGGCCGAGCGGCTGTCAGTCAGGGCTTCCCGCGGTATGAACACCGGGGCTGCTCCGGGGCGGTCGAACAACACGCCTTCGGCGTGAACGCTCAGTTCCGCGTTGGTCCGGATTCCAAGGCCTTGGACAGCGATGCGGTCCAGCCAGTCACCGGCCGTGGTGGTGCTGACGTACTGACCGTCGGCCACCACTGTGGCCGGCGTCAGTTGCCGTGGCACTTCCGGAAGGCGTTCGACGTCGGATTGTCGTCGGAGGCGGTTCCGCCACCCCAGGCCGATCATGGCCAGGGCGACTGCGATCAAGCCTGCGGTGACGAGCGCCGAGAGCAGTTGGGTGTCCACTAGGCGCCGCTGACTGCCCCGGTGGAATCCGGGGCCGGAACGGTTTCGGTGTAGCGGTACGGGGTGTTGAGCCGGCCGTTGAGGACGGTCGGGTGTCCTTTGAAGAAGGTTGCCACCACGGAACCGGGCAGTTCCCTGCCCTTGAACGGTGAATTGCGGCCCATGGTTGCCATCTTATGGGGATCAACGGTCCAGCGCGCAGCCGGGTCCACCAGGATGACGTTGGCCGGCTCCCCGGCCTCCAACGGACGGCCCTGGTCCGCCACCCTGCCGATGCGGGCCGGAGTGAAGGATGTGACCCTGGCAAAATCCGCCCACGTCATGAGGCCGGTTTCGATCATGGTCTCCTGGACCACGGACAGCGCAGTTTCCAGCCCGGTCATGCCCATGGCGGCCTGGGCCCACTCGCATTCCTTGTGCTCGCTGGGGTGCGGTGCGTGATCGGTGCCCACCACATCGATGGTCCCGTCGGCAAGGCCCTCCCGAAGTGCCTGCACATCCGCGTCCGTGCGCAGCGGCGGGTTCACCTTGTAGACGGGGTCGTAGCTGCGGACCAGTTCATCGGTCAGGATCAGGTGGTGCGGGGTGACCTCGGCAGTGACATTGATGCCGCGGGCCTTGGCCCAGCGCACGATTTCAACGCTTCCCGCAGTGGAGACGTGGCAAATGTGCAGGCGGGAACCGACGTGCTGGGTCAGCAGTACATCGCGGGCAATGATGCTTTCCTCGGCTACCGCCGGCCAGCCGGCCAGCCCGAGAACGGCCGAAACGGCGCCTTCGTTCATTTGTGCCCCGGCGGTCAGGCGGGGTTCCTGCGCATGCTGGGCCACCACGCCGTCGAACGCCTTGACGTATTCCAGCGCGCGGCGCATCAGGACGGGATCATGCACGCAGATTCCGTCATCAGAGAACATGCGCACCTGGGCGCGGGAGTCGGCCATGGCACCGAGTTCGGCGAGTTGCTCCCCGGCGAGTCCCACCGTCACTGCGCCGACGGGCCGTACGTCCACCCAGCCCGATGCCCTTCCCAGGCTGTGGACCTGCTCCACCACACCGGCGGTGTCGGCCACCGGATTGCTGTTCGCCATGGCGTGGACGGCGGTGAAACCACCCAACGCGGCCGCACGGGTACCGGTTTCGACGGTCTCCGCATCTTCCCGGCCCGGTTCGCGAAGGTGGGTGTGGACATCAACCATACCGGGCAGCGCAATCAGGCCTGCGGCGTCGATGACCGTGGCATCCCCGGCAGCAAGTCCGTTGCCCCTGGCCGCGATGACGCCGTCCCGGATCAGGAGGTCCTCGGCTGCACCGCCCAGGATGGCGGCTCCGCGGATCAAGTACGTGTTCGCGGCCATCAGTTGTTCTCCTTGGTGGGCTGGTTGCTTACGGGGGCGGTCGCTTCACGGGAATCCCCCGAAAGCAACAAGTACAGGGCGGCCATGCGGACCGATACGCCGTTCCGGACCTGGGCGAGCACGGTGGAACGGGGTGAATCCGCCGCGGCGGACGAGATTTCCAGGCCGCGGTTCATGGGACCGGGGTGCATGATGATGGTGTCCTTCATGCCGAGGTCGTCCAGCGTCCGCAGGCGGGCGTCGTCAAAGCCCCAACGGCGGGAATATTCACGGGTGGACGGGAAGAAGGACGCATTCATCCTCTCCCCCTGGACCCTGAGCATCATCATCGCGTCGACACCTGCTTCAAGGGTCTCGTCCAGGTTGTAGCTGACCTTGCAGGGCCACTGTTCGACGCCGACCGGCAGCAGCGTGGGAGGTGCCACGAGGGTGACCTCCGCGCCGAGGGTTCGCAGGAGCCACACATTTGAACGCGCCACGCGGGAGTGCAGGACGTCTCCGGCGATCGCGACGCGCATGCCCTTGAGGTCGGCGCCGGTGGATGCGACGCCCTTGATGCGCGACCAATGGCGGCGCATGGTGAAGGCGTCCAGCAGGGCCTGGGTGGGGTGTTCATGGGTGCCGTCACCGGCATTGACCACCGCCGCATCGATCCAGTCGGTGGCAGCCAGGCGGTGCGGCGCTCCGGAAGCCCAGTGCCGGATGACCACGGCGTCTGCACCCATCGCGGCCAAGGTCTG includes:
- the rpoZ gene encoding DNA-directed RNA polymerase subunit omega — protein: MSTNLEGIINPPIDSLLEAADSKYGLVIFGAKRARQINAYYAQLHEGLFEYVGPLVDTKLNEKSLSIALREINEGVLVSTPIEPTE
- the gmk gene encoding guanylate kinase, which encodes MSTKPGLTVLAGPTAVGKGTVSTYIRDNYPEVWLSVSATTRAPRPGEKDGVHYFFKTAEEFESLVAAGEFLEWAVVHGRNRYGTLRSTVDAAIAEGRSVLLEIDLQGARQVKKAVPEAKFVFLAPPTWDEMVRRLVGRGTETAEEQQRRLETAKLELAAEPEFDHTVINDDVRRAADELVSLMGLTPHER
- the mihF gene encoding integration host factor, actinobacterial type codes for the protein MALKELTPQERSDALEKAAKARATRAAAKERLKRGEVSIAELISSGTTDEAIARMRVVELLEALPGIGPVRAAAIMAEIGIAGSRRIRGLGIHQARALVDFIQTQQSV
- the pyrF gene encoding orotidine-5'-phosphate decarboxylase produces the protein MPESFGSRLSAAMEARGPLCVGIDPHPQLLGSWGLNDDAAGLERFSLTVVEAVASLAAAVKPQVALYERHGSAGMAVLERTLAAAAEAGVLSIADAKRGDIGSTMAAYADAWLRDGSSLAADSVTLSPYLGFESLRPALDLAAEHGRGVFVLALTSNPEGRSVQHVGGGDSVARRIVAAAAAENQRYEGPLGSVGLVVGATIGSALGDLDIDLGPVRGPILAPGLGAQGATPADLRETFGQAYPMVLATSSRGILAAGPDIAALQAATRETLDGLRG
- the carB gene encoding carbamoyl-phosphate synthase large subunit — protein: MPKRTDLKSVLVIGSGPIVIGQAAEFDYSGTQALRVLKDEGLRVILVNSNPATIMTDPEFADATYVEPITPEVVEKIIAKERPDAVLPTLGGQTALNTAIALDKNGVLEKYNVELIGANIAAIELGEDREKFKGVVERCGAESARSHIIHTMDEAFKAAEDLGYPMVVRPSFTMGGLGSGLAYNEDDLRRIVGQGLQYSPTTEVLLEESILGWKEYELEMMRDKNDNVVAVCSIENFDPVGVHTGDSITVAPALTLTDREYQKLRDVAIAVIREVGVDTGGCNIQFAINPDTGRVVVIEMNPRVSRSSALASKATGFAIAKIATKLSLGYTLDEIPNDITQKTPASFEPTLDYVVVKVPRFAFEKFPAADNTLTTTMKSVGEAMAMGRNFTEALQKALRSLEQKGSQLDFSSVPEYEVAELIEKAKRPTTERLYQVQRALLGGATVEELYEATKIDPWFLDQLQLLNETAHGIRKAGVLSEDMLRNAKRHGFSDEQIGALTHNSEAVVRGVRQALGIRPVYKTVDTCAAEFAAYTPYHYSAYDEEDEVGLHAKPSVIILGSGPNRIGQGIEFDYSCVHASMALRKAGYETVMVNCNPETVSTDYDISTRLYFEPLTLEDVLEVIAAEERTGGVMGVFVQLGGQTPLKLAQQLADAGVPILGTSPEAIDLAEHRGAFARVLDEAGLTSPKNGTAVSFEDAKKIADEIGYPVLVRPSYVLGGRGMEIVYDEANLSRYIANATEITTDHPVLIDRFLEDAVEIDVDALFDGTDMYLGGIMEHIEEAGIHSGDSACVLPPITLGNNVIERVRTATRAIAEGVGVRGLINIQFALASDVLYVLEANPRASRTVPFVSKATGVQMAKAAALIGTGVTINQLRSAYKMLPETGDGSTLPLDAPVAVKEAVLPFSRFRTPEGKVVDSLLGPEMRSTGEVMGIDKHFDTAFAKSQSGANNALPTEGKIFVSVANRDKRSVIMGVKRLSDLGFEIVSTGGTADVLRRNGIQATPVRKVAEGSSAEGEGTIADLVIAGEIDMVFNTPSGGEARSDGYELRAAATSIGIPCITTVAEFNAAVQAIEALRTYEWSVTSLQEHAANLTASLEAAHA
- the carA gene encoding glutamine-hydrolyzing carbamoyl-phosphate synthase small subunit; amino-acid sequence: MPIVESNKVTDSNAATSPTPSAAVLVLEDGRIFRGRSYGAQGTALGEAVFATGMTGYQETITDPSYARQLVVQTAPHIGNTGVNGEDAESRKIWVEGYVVRDAARRPSNWRSERSLDEELVAQGIVGIQGVDTRAITRHLREHKTMRAGIFSGEAANASDKELLDTVLASAPMEGSALAEEVSIDEAYVVDPKDHGWEGEPRFSIAAVDLGIKAMTPVRFAERGVRVHVLPATATLEDVNALNPDGFFMSNGPGDPATADHQVKLLRSVLDEKLPYFGICFGNQILGRALGFGTYKLRYGHRGINQPVMDRRTGKVEITSQNHGFAVDAPLNGATVAPEERYGRVEVSHVSLNDDVVEGLACLDIPAFSVQYHPEAAAGPHDAAYLFDRFIDLMAETKAGGATATKNQNKTEDNK
- a CDS encoding dihydroorotase, whose translation is MAANTYLIRGAAILGGAAEDLLIRDGVIAARGNGLAAGDATVIDAAGLIALPGMVDVHTHLREPGREDAETVETGTRAAALGGFTAVHAMANSNPVADTAGVVEQVHSLGRASGWVDVRPVGAVTVGLAGEQLAELGAMADSRAQVRMFSDDGICVHDPVLMRRALEYVKAFDGVVAQHAQEPRLTAGAQMNEGAVSAVLGLAGWPAVAEESIIARDVLLTQHVGSRLHICHVSTAGSVEIVRWAKARGINVTAEVTPHHLILTDELVRSYDPVYKVNPPLRTDADVQALREGLADGTIDVVGTDHAPHPSEHKECEWAQAAMGMTGLETALSVVQETMIETGLMTWADFARVTSFTPARIGRVADQGRPLEAGEPANVILVDPAARWTVDPHKMATMGRNSPFKGRELPGSVVATFFKGHPTVLNGRLNTPYRYTETVPAPDSTGAVSGA
- a CDS encoding aspartate carbamoyltransferase catalytic subunit; amino-acid sequence: MKHLLSTENLSGFDAIRILDTAEEMSAVGEREVKKLPALRGRTVVNLFFEDSTRTRISFEAAAKRLSADVINFAAKGSSVSKGESLKDTAQTLAAMGADAVVIRHWASGAPHRLAATDWIDAAVVNAGDGTHEHPTQALLDAFTMRRHWSRIKGVASTGADLKGMRVAIAGDVLHSRVARSNVWLLRTLGAEVTLVAPPTLLPVGVEQWPCKVSYNLDETLEAGVDAMMMLRVQGERMNASFFPSTREYSRRWGFDDARLRTLDDLGMKDTIIMHPGPMNRGLEISSAAADSPRSTVLAQVRNGVSVRMAALYLLLSGDSREATAPVSNQPTKENN